A genomic region of Chelmon rostratus isolate fCheRos1 chromosome 8, fCheRos1.pri, whole genome shotgun sequence contains the following coding sequences:
- the pik3r4 gene encoding phosphoinositide 3-kinase regulatory subunit 4 — MGNQLAGIAPSQILSVDSYFSDIHDHEYDKSLGSTRFFKVARAKHREGLVVVKVFAIQDPSLPLTSYKQELEELKIRLHSCQNCLPFQKTSLTEKAAILFRQYVRDNLYDRISTRPFLNNVEKRWLAFQILNAVDQAHKAGVRHGDIKTENVMVTSWNWVLLTDFASFKPTYLPEDNPADFNYFFDTSRRRTCYIAPERFVDGSMFTTESDQNTPLVDLTNNNQRSRGELKQAMDIFSAGCVIAELFTEGVPLFDLSQLLAYRKGHFQTEHVLMKIEDRSVRELVAQMVQREPEKRLTAEEYLKQQRGKAFPDIFYTFLQPYMAQFAKETFQSADERVLVIRKDLDNILHNLRGGSSSSSSSESSDGALSSREEQGLIVLVSVITSCLQTLHSCDSKLAALELTLHLAPRLGVDILLDRITPYLLHFCNDPVPRVRAQAVRTLAKVLALVKEVPRNDVNIYPEYILPGIAHLAQDDATIVRLAYAENIAHLAESALRFLELVQENNVNTEQDLSGEDTEEILHPNENYDSELQALHEMVQQKVVTLLSDSENIVKQSLMENGITRLCVFFGRQKANDVLLSHMITFLNDKNDWHLRGAFFDSIVGVAAYVGWQSSSILKPLLQQGLSDTEEFVIYKALNALTCMCQLGLLQKPHIYEFVSDIAPFLCHPNLWIRYGAVGFITVIAQHLNVADVYCKLMPHLNPFITQPIIQIDKELVLLSVLKEPVSRSIFDYALRSKDIASLFRHLLLRQKKRAGSIPECPTPEDPAIAQLLKKLLSQGMTEAEEDKLLALKDFMLKSNKAKANMGEQSHLGEAAQTGVIDLAMLGITGRQVDLVKPKAEAEDKRARKHTKQDSTMNEEWKSMFGSQEPPSAQIATAADGPPSQIRKSAVAPTVPVLQSVASGPAYQRRINTCKAELQQLVQQKREQCSAERMAKQMMESAEWESRPPPPGWHPKGLLVAHLHEHKAAVNRIRVSDEHSIFATASNDGTVKVWDSQKMEGKTTTTRSVLTYSRIGGHVKTLTFCQGSHYLAVASDNGSIQLLAVEANKPPKSPKVQPFQTRCLDLQEDGCAVDIHHFNSGAQSVLAYATVNGSLVGWDLRSNSNAWTLRHDLRLGLITSFTVDMHQCWLCLGTSSGTMACWDMRFQLPISNHSHPARARIRRLLMHPLYQSSVIAAVQGNNEVSMWDMETGDRKFTLWASSAPPLSEMQPSPHSVHGIYCSPADGNPLLLTAGSDMRIRFWDLAYPERSYIVAGGANDSLHCPSVLYSRKIIEGTEVVQEIHSKQKSGVVEDSPRRGPESLPVGHHDIITDIATFQTTQGFIVTSSRDGIVKVWK, encoded by the exons ATGGGTAATCAGCTGGCAGGGATCGCCCCCTCACAGATCCTGTCTGTGGACAGCTACTTCTCAGACATCCACGACCATGAGTACGACAAGAGCCTGGGCAGCACCCGCTTCTTCAAGGTGGCCCGGGCCAAACACCGGGAGGGCCTGGTGGTGGTCAAAGTCTTCGCCATCCAGGACCCTTCGCTGCCTCTGACCAGCTAcaagcaggagctggaggagctgaagatcCGGCTGCATTCCTGCCAGAACTGCCTGCCCTTCCAGAAGACGTCCCTGACGGAGAAGGCCGCCATCTTGTTCCGTCAGTACGTGCGGGACAACCTGTACGACCGCATCAGCACCCGGCCCTTCCTCAACAACGTGGAGAAGCGGTGGCTGGCCTTCCAGATCCTCAACGCTGTCGACCAGGCGCACAAAGCCGGCGTCCGCCACGGCGACATCAAGACGGAGAACGTGATGGTGACCAGCTGGAACTGGGTGCTGCTCACCGACTTCGCCAGCTTCAAGCCCACATACCTGCCCGAGGACAACCCCGCCGACTTCAACTACTTCTTCGACACGTCCAGGCGGAGGACGTGCTACATCGCGCCCGAGAGGTTCGTGGATGGAAGCATGTTCACCACCGAGAGCGACCAGAACACGCCGCTGGTGGACCTGACCAATAACaaccagaggagcagaggggagctCAAGCAGGCCATGGACATCTTCTCTGCAG GCTGTGTGATCGCAGAGCTCTTCACAGAGGGCGTCCCTCTCTTCGATCTGTCCCAGCTGCTGGCGTATCGTAAAGGACACTTCCAGACGGAGCACGTCCTCATGAAGATCGAGGACCGGAGCGTCCGGGAGCTG GTGGCTCAGATGGTGCAGCGGGAGCCGGAGAAGCGTCTGACAGCAGAAGAATacctgaagcagcagagagggaaggcCTTCCCCGACATCTTCTACACCTTCCTGCAGCCGTACATGGCTCAGTTCGCCAAAGAGACGTTCCAGTCCGCAGACGAGCGAGTGCTCGTCATCCGCAAAGACCTCGACAACATCCTGCACAACCTGCggggag gctCTTCGTCCTCGTCCTCTTCGGAGAGCAGCGACGGCGCGCTGAGCTCCAGGGAGGAGCAGGGCCTCATCGTGCTGGTGTCCGTCATCACCTCCTGCCTGCAGACGCTGCACTCCTGCGACTCCAAGCTGGCGGCGCTGGAGCTCACCCTGCACCTGGCCCCGCGGCTCGGCGTCGACATCCTGCTCGACCGCATCACGCCCTACCTGCTGCACTTCTGCAACGACCCCGTGCCTCGCGTGCGCGCTCAGGCCGTGCGCACTCTGGCCAAGGTGCTGGCTCTGGTGAAGGAGGTGCCGAGGAACGACGTCAACATCTACCCGGAGTACATCCTGCCGGGCATCGCCCACCTGGCGCAGGACGACGCCACCATCGTCAGGCTGGCGTACGCAG AGAACATAGCTCACCTGGCGGAGAGCGCGCTGCGTTTCCTGGAGCTGGTTCAGGAGAACAACGTGAACACGGAACAGGACCTGAGCGGCGAGGACACGGAGGAAATACTCCACCCCAACGAGAACTACGACTCAG AGCTGCAGGCGCTGCATGAGATGGTGCAGCAGAAGGTGGTGACGCTGCTGAGCGACTCGGAGAACATCGTCAAACAGTCGCTGATGGAGAACGGCATCACGCGCCTCTGCGTCTTCTTCGGCCGGCAGAAGGCCAACGAcgtgctgctgtcacacatgATCACCTTCCTCAACGACAAGAATGACTGGCACCTGCGGGGGGCTTTCTTCGACAGCATCGTGG GTGTGGCGGCGTACGTCGGCTGGCAGAGCTCCTCCATCCTGAAGCCCCTCCTCCAGCAGGGTCTGAGCGACACCGAGGAGTTCGTCATCTACAAAGCCCTCAACGCTCTCACCTGCATGTGTCAGCTGGGCCTGCTGCAGAAACCTCATATCTACGAGTTCGTCAGCGACATCG CTCCGTTCCTGTGTCACCCGAACCTGTGGATCCGTTACGGGGCGGTGGGCTTCATCACCGTCATCGCTCAGCACCTCAACGTGGCGGACGTCTACTGCAAACTGATGCCCCACCTCAACCCCTTCATCACCCAGCCCATCATCCAG atcGATAAGGAGCTGGTCCTGCTGAGCGTGCTGAAGGAGCCGGTCAGTCGCTCCATCTTCGACTACGCCCTGCGCTCCAAAGACATCGCCAGCCTCTTCCGCCACCTGCTGCTCCGGCAGAAGAAGCGCGCTGGATCTATCCCAGAATGCCCCACTCCTGAGGACCCGGCCATCGCACAGCTCCTCAAGAAGCTGCTCTCACAG GGGATGACTGAGGCGGAGGAGGACAAGCTGCTGGCGCTCAAAGACTTCATGCTGAAATCCAACAAGGCCAAAGCCAACATGGGCGAGCAGAGTCACCTGGGAGAGGCGGCCCAGACCGGCGTCATCGACCTGGCCATGCTCGGCATCACCGGACGCCAGGTCGACCTGGTCAAACCCAAAGCCGAGGCCGAGGACAAGAGAG CGAGGAAGCACACGAAGCAGGACTCCACCATGAACGAGGAGTGGAAGAGCATGTTCGGATCCCAGGAGCCGCCCTCCGCCCAGATTGCCACG GCCGCCGACGGGCCGCCGAGTCAGATCAGGAAGAGCGCCGTGGCCCCGACGGTGCCCGTGCTGCAGTCGGTGGCGAGCGGCCCCGCCTACCAACGCCGCATCAACACCTGCAAggcggagctgcagcagctggtgcaGCAGAAGAGGGAGCAGTGCAGCGCCGAGCGCATGGCCAAGCAGATGATGGAGAGCGCAGAGTGGGAGAGTCGACCCCCTCCACCCG ggtgGCACCCCAAAGGTCTGCTGGTCGCCCACCTTCATGAACACAAAGCCGCCGTGAACCGCATCCGGGTCTCGGACGAACACTCCATCTTTGCAACGGCGTCCAACGACGGCACGGTTAAAGTGTGGGACAGTcagaagatggagggaaagacCACGACCACCAG GTCGGTGTTGACTTATTCTCGTATCGGCGGCCACGTGAAGACGCTGACCTTCTGTCAGGGGTCACATTACTTGGCGGTGGCCTCGGACAACGGGTCCATCCAGCTGCTGGCAGTCGAAGCAAATAAACCACCAAAATCCCCCAAAGTCCAGCCGTTCCAGACCAG GTGTCTGGACCTGCAGGAGGACGGCTGCGCGGTCGACATCCACCATTTCAACTCGGGCGCCCAGTCGGTGCTGGCGTACGCCACCGTCAACGGCTCGCTGGTCGGCTGGGACCTTCGCTCCAACTCCAACGCCTGGACGCTCCGACACGACCTCCGCCTCGGACTCATCACCTCCTTCACCGTCGACATGCACCAGTGCTGGCTCTGCCtag GTACGAGCAGCGGCACCATGGCCTGCTGGGATATGCGGTTTCAGCTTCCCATCTCAAACCACTCCCACCCTGCCCGAGCACGAATCAGACGGCTGCTGATGCATCCGCTCTACCAATCATCCGTGATCGCAG ccGTCCAGGGGAACAATGAAGTGTCCATGTGGGACATGGAGACCGGGGACCGCAAGTTCACCCTGTGGGCGAGCTCTGCACCTCCACTCTCTGAGatgcag ccGTCTCCTCACAGTGTTCATGGGATCTACTGCAGTCCTGCCGATGGGaatcctctgctgctgactgctggaTCTGACATGAGGATCAG GTTCTGGGACTTGGCGTATCCCGAGAGGTCGTACATCGTGGCTGGAGGGGCCAACGACTCGCTGCACTGCCCGTCTGTTCTGTACAGCAGGAAGATCATCGAAGGAACTGAAGTCGTCCAG GAGATCCACAGTAAGCAGAAGAGCGGCGTGGTGGAGGACTCGCCCCGCCGCGGCCCAGAATCCCTCCCTGTGGGacaccatgacatcatcaccGACATCGCCACCTTTCAGACCACGCAGGGCTTCATCGTGACCTCGTCCAGAGACGGCATCGTCAAAGTGTGGAAGTGA